DNA from Rosa rugosa chromosome 6, drRosRugo1.1, whole genome shotgun sequence:
GTTATCTTTCTTTGGTTAATGATGACCTGGCATTAGAATCAATTTGTTTTTATGACATAATTAATCAAATGTATTAGAATCTACCAATCGAAATATCATTTTATGTCGATTGAGAAAAGAACTACATTATTATATTCTAAATGTAACAACAAGCTTGAAAGCTTGGGTTGAGTAGTAGACCATATTAACCTGgcataaaaatagaaaataaagtgTATCTCTAATTAATGTTCTttaaattagacaaataaaattttgattgagGAATAAGatgagaagattacatcaacTTAAAATCttttattaggaggcaataaaagtttattgaattTTATTGAGTTTAgtttttattgcccccagtaaAAAGTTTATTAGGAGAGAATAAATACTGAGTTCTATATCAATTGGCACTGTTGAAAAGTCCCATTGAATCCAGGCTAAGACAAGTCTAATTGACTAATTCAACAACAGCCACACTTGATTTGTCTCTTAATATGTTCATAATCACCATGAATTAATACTGCTAATTAAGTCTATGTGTTTCAATATAAATTGGATCAGAAAACAGAAAAGTATAATTTATGTAAGTAGAGAATAGTCCCTGACATGCCATGTCGACGAACAAAGCCAGAAAGACAAGTTTGTCAAAGCATTCGCTCCATTTCGAAACTTTGTCCCCATTATTCAAATAAATTTCTTCAATCCCAGTAAACTCCTGCAAAAATTGCCCAATTTCTTGCGGCTTGTAAAGTTCTTCCGAATGACAGATGGCTTGTCGGAATTTCATAATTGTCAAAAGCTCATCCTAGCAACATGATCAATAAgcataatttgaaaaaaaaaaaaaaaaaaaggagtaacAAGGGAGACTTTTGCTATAGCATTTAAAAGTTCCGGAGAAATGGATTTTCTTTTCTGAATCCTCTTGTCATCTGTAAAAGTGAAAATTCCACTGCCGGGAACTCCATCAATCCACCGTTACTCTGCTTTACCTAAACAACTGTCCCACAAAATTTCGAAATTCGGAAATGAATTTGAAATGTGAATTACCTTGTGATTAAGGATGAGACGAGGAGGCGATCAAGGGGAGCTTTGCAAACCCTAACAGTGACGGAGAACTGATCGGACGGGAGCAATCCCAGCATAGTAGAAATGGTCTGCTTCATCGAGTCCTTAGCAGAATCCGAAACACCTTTGGAGATAACAGACAATCTTCAGAAACCAGTAAATCCTATGGCGAAAACTGGTCCCACACATTAGCTGGCCAAGACTCCCGTCCCCCATCTTCCAGTTATCATGTAGTCATGTTTAATACATTTTCCTTTCCTTGtctccttcctcttcttccacTAAATTTATGAACACAATGACCACTGAGATATATGTCTCTCTCAATTATTCAGAGAATGACAAAGAATGTTTAAATTTGGGTTCAGCTTGGTTGACTAAACGGTCCTTCAAGACCCCAAGTCAAACACCCTGTAATTGTTATTGCATAATATTACAGGGCTACCTAGTTGAACCTTTGAAGCACCTAAAGGGAGTTGGTAGCTAGTTGCTGAGGTAAGTGTGGCAGAAgtgatccttctcttccttttaATGGTTACCTTGCTCGGCTTTCCCACCACAAAAGCCGACTAACTCGCCCTTATCTGCCGACTTTGGACCTAGATAATAAAGGGTAACGAGTCCGCATATAATCACCCCACTGAGTCAAAGAAGTGAGATAGTCCCATGCAAACCTCAAAACAACCCCGGAATTAAGAGTTGCTACGTCACAAATACTAATCCCGCCTTCGTTTTTCGGAGCACAAACTTGTGTCCAAGCAACAACGACAATTTTCCGAGTCTCAATATTACAGGACCATATAAAATTACGCGCCCACGAAGATAACTTTTTTCACAAGGTATGCAGGCCATTGATACACTGAAAAACTATGAAGAAGCATGCTTTGGAAAACATATTGCACAAGTTGAGTAAGCCCAGCCCTTGAAAGAAGCCTACCCTGCCAACCCATTAACCTTGGCTGACAGAGCAGCAATAACTTGGAGATGGCAACTGCGGGGTCACCACAAAATATAGGAATCTCCAAATAAATAATAGGTAAACGCTAAACAAATCAATTAATGTTCATAAAAAGtataaagaaaaagatttgTTTTCCCTACCTCAAGCCTTAGGAATCAGCAGCCAAAAATTTTCGAGAGAGGTCGGGCAAACCTCCAAAACACAAGGACCCTGTTGGATTGTTAGGATTTAACAGTCATTTAGTTTTTACTGTTTCTTGTTTTTCAAGTTTCATTTATCTGTTTGTTAAATAAAACCCTATTCCTTAGAGACTTGCAGATAGGGTTTAGACTCTTTCCTTTCAATTAGTCTCCACGTGCCGTGTAAAACGTGGTTGTTACTGCCTTTGTTTCCTTCATCTTGTAAGGCTATAAAGCCAACAGTCTGTTATTGAATTGAATAAGATATTCTCTCAGTAAATTGGTGTAGTGTGGTATTATTTCTGTAGTCAACAGACCCCACCCACTCTATGCAATGCAATAGCAATCCAGCCAACCAAAATGGAATTTATGATACAAATCATGCTCCAGTTTATAGGAAGTAGTTTAATCAAAGTCAATTAGGTTTTGAAAGGTGAGAAAATTAAACTTACAGAAGTCAAGCTTTGTATAGATGGAGAAATTCTCGGGCATTGGAATTCACACCGATCTCTTCAAAGCTATTGCATGCAGATTTTAACCTTTGGGTAAGTGAATGAAGGTCACTATATATGTCAGATTGCacaagagaaaagagaagaggaaggAGAAGTGATGTGTGGTTGAGAGAAAAGGGCACAGGAACAATTTGATGGATGGAGGAGGGTAGACAATGTGTTCTAATCTAGATGAGTGGCTTAGAAGCATCCAAACGAccaaacccaaaagaaaaataattatttatAATAGACTTTATCTTGCTAGTTAAGGATAGACTTTATCTTGATTGTGTTCTGAGATGGTAGGACTATTGTTGTGTAGTGATGCATGATTCATTGCTACTATGATAGACTTTGTGTATGGTTTGAcatatggaaagattgatatgaccttgtgataggattgactgtgaagagacattgtgtcgaCGTGTGAGCaatgggtgagatactgagtgttgtaccagtatcgattGGTGGATCTAGGTATGTCTTACGTAGGAGTGGAGACTAATCTAGAAAGCTTTGAGGAATTACTAGAAGTACGAGCGCAACTTTTTTTGTCCACAGATCATTGGACGGGCTGAACGAGGCTGGATCTCATCTTGTTGTGTTCGAAATTATTTGAGTGtttgttgtgattttggaaAAGTATCAATATACattcaatcttattgattttaactactaaaaaaaaaaaaaaggactacactatactaagcctagttaGCAGCCCCGGGGGgtttgaggctgagctcaagggaaatagGAGAGCCACCGGAGTAGTAGCCTAACTGCtgcctccctcggaagtagtcttcatatTACCCATGATGTTTTCACTGTGCATGGGGAACAGTGGAAGGGTTTTGATCTCCTGATGACCttctcctcgttgttccatgaCAGTAGAACTCGTTGATCCaaaattgagattaatggatctaccaacAAACCCTAATCTTTGCTTGGGCACAGGAAAAttcgaagtggacctcttcttctgtttctcctGAGCCTTGTGGTTCTGGAACCAATAAAAAACGTTCCTACTCTCGATCTTTCCATACAGTTTCAGCTGGAGAGTGATCCTCTGAACCTGTTCTActgttggggacctaactcccttgttgtagaaaagctcattTAGGATTCTTAGCTGACCTGTAGTAGGAGTCCATCGGGTACTACTCCTCCCGGCTACTtggttgcttcctccatcctccaGAGGTTGCTGGATCTGTAGTTCCAGAGGTTGCTGGATCTATAGTTCCAAAGGTTGCTGGATCTGTAGTTCTAGAGGTTGCTGGATTTGTAGTTCTAgaggttgctgggtttgtggttctaTTAGTTGTAGGGTTTGTGGATTCATTGATTGTTGGGTTTGTCGTTCGATTGGTTGTTGGGTTTGTAGTTCCATTGATTTCtaggtttgtggttccattggtgtcGGGCTGAGAGAATGTGAGAATTGAAGAACGATGATGATGAGTGTTTGAGagagattgctgttagaaagaTTGAAGTTGATGAAATGGTGTTGGGGATTTGAGTTTATCAGGAGGAGTTAGAGATTTGAGTTTATCAGGTGGAGGAAGAGATCTGGATTATAGTGTGGAGGAAGAGTTAGGCTTGAGTTAGTCGACGAGAAAAGTCAAAAGTAATGTCAGAAAAACAGATTAAATTGcgaaaaagaaaagattttgTCGCGTGTGGAGCGCGTGGGGGAACCAAATGATTCTCGAgaagccgaaagcagatttgacttttGTGAATCTCGAAAAAGACACGTGCTCGAGGGGCTCGGGGTTTGTTTTTATtatatcgcttatgatagaataaataaaagaattgtaAGGACAacaacgagagcagctggtgctctaatGGTTGAGAGCAAAACTTTTGTACatgaggtctgaggttcgaactttgcctctcttttattttgattatgttcgcttatgacataataaattttatatttatacATATTATAATAAGAACAGCTTGTGcaccagtggttgggagcagaGCCAAATCACGTTCCAGTTTATTGGAAGTAGTTTAATCAAAGTCAATTAGGTTTTGAAAGGTGAGAAAATTAAACTTACAGAAGTCAAGCTTTGTATAGATGGAGAAATTCTCGGGCATTGGAATTCACACCGATCTCTTCAAAGCTATTGCATGCAGATTTTAACCTTTGGGTAAGTGAATGAAGGTCACTATATATGTCAGATtgcaaaagagaaaagagaagaggaaggAGAAGTGATGTGTGGTTGAGAGAAAAGGGCACAGGAACAATTTGATGGATGGAGGAGGGTAGACAATGTGTTCTAATCTAGATGAGTGGCTTAGAAGCATCCAAACGAccaaacccaaaagaaaaataattatttatAATAGATAACTACATAAACATATACAATTAAAGCTAAAATTACTAGTAGCCCACAATAATTAAAAGAAACTCAATTTTACATGGAGCACAAAAACACGCGATAGGGAAGGCTGAAAGAAACAATTCGATAAAAGCGACAACCTAATTACTATTGAAGTCATCACAAGGCCCAAGTCAAGCAGATAGCTAACCTGGGAGATATAGCGATTGTATGCACTAATGCGCATATAGAGGAAGAGGGAGGAGCTAAAGTGATAAAATAACCTCAAAATGTTTTCTTTACCCTTACAACGAACGCCAATATTGATCCGTTTTTTCCTTTGGATGCTTTGCTCGCTTAGCCTGTGCACTACTGAGGCTCAATATTACCTTTACCATTTCTGCCCAAACACCACCGTCTTCACCCCAAACTCCACCTTCCAATCGAATCGCGACCAGCTGCTGTCTTCCCTTGTCTCTAATGCCACCCTTGACACCGGCTTTTACAGGGCCACTGCTGGCGGCCAGATCTCAACAGAGACCGTGTACGGCCTCTTCCTCTGCCGCGGTGACGTGCTCAAAGAAGTTTGCCGAGCCTGCGTGGACAACGCAGCCTCAGAGGTTGTCCAAAGCTGTCCCGTCGAGAAAGAGGTTATTATATGGTACGACTACTGCATGATACGCTACTCTAACCGGTCATTCCTTTCTGTCGCGTCAGAGTCACCTGGGTTGTACATGTGGAACACAGCGAATTTGACGCAGGTTGGGGATATTAGAACAGCCCAATTTAACCAGGTTCTATCAAAGACCATGATGGGGGTAGTCCTAGAGGTTATCAACGCCACTGAAAAGTTTGCAACCCAAGAAGCAAATATTACAGGGTCAAATATCACGCTGTACACCCTCGGACAGTGCACACAGGATCTGTCCACCTTTGATTGCAATCGGTGTCTAAGAGGAGCCGTAGCACAACTTCCAGGTTGTTGTACTGGAAAAGCAGGGGGAAGGGTTATGTATCCAAGTTGTAATATTAGGTTCGAGTTGTACCGCTTCTACACATCACAGGCGCTTATAACGGACGATATACCTCCTCCGCCAGCCCCGGTGGCAACGGCACGTAAAGGTATACTATATTACCATATGTATACTCGATCTACTAGTGTTCTCTCACTTAATATCAAGAAAATTTTGATCAATCACCTACATATCTGATGAAAACTTATACTTCTGAGTATGAGAATCTAGAATTGACAAAGATTTTCCTAGCAGTTACTCTTCGTAATTTTTTCACTTCTACAGTTCTAATGGTTTGAAAATTTTATTGAATAAACAGGAAAAAGTAAACTCTCATCCATAGTCATTCCTAGCATTCTTGCTCCCGTTGCTCTCTGTGTGCTAGTTGTGGTTGTGGCCAGATGTTTCATTCGCAAATTAAAAAGAGCCAAACGACAGCAAAATCAAGGTAAtaaattcttaggttcactccTAAGGTGtatgagcatattcacctccattgtttattaacatatttttacttaataaatttataatccaacagtccatatcttaaattagtctttaaagatcatctctgttaAAAATCAAGTGAATctgaaatcgtttaattatctaattgaattaaacaaatggatggttctaacaacattTACTACaataattatgatgaaccgtccatctATTTTATagaaataaataactaaaaagttttcaatttgattgatttttttacagagctaatatTTGTATTATGTTATACACTACAGGAAAAAAGGTCATTTACGGCACGCAAAACATGCCGTAAATGACATTTCACGGCGTGCAAAAATAGGCCCTTAAAGACCGCGTCGTAAATGATACTTTTAATTTACGACGTGCAAAAATTTACGGCGTGCACTTTGCACGTCGTAAATAAGCTAAATTGACAACACgcattgcacgccgtaaatgtcattctgatttcaaaaaaaaaaaaaaaaaaagaataacaaataTCAATTCATTTCTGTCCAGGAAAACATGTATAACAGACTAAGAGTagaacaaagaaagaaacactTAATTGAATGTTAATAATCCACTTCAATTACAAAACTATTGAAGTGTAAGAATACATATATAATAACAATACCTATTGATCCTAATCTATAGAAAACTGCATTCCAGCTTTCAACCTATACACTAAAACAAACATATGAACTCAATCTGTTGCCAGAAATGATGGAGCCAAACATATTGCTGTCACCATTGGAGCCACTCCTCAATTAACCCCTGCAATTATGAAACTATATATATCAAGTAACTAATGTGATGAAGATGCTGGATCAGTGCCAAAACAAAAGGAGATATCAAAAGCAGTCATATCAAATACCTCATAAATTGAAAATGCAAGCTCTCATTCTCTTCCGAGCAAAACTAGACTACATTGGCTTTCTACTCTTCAAGTCCTTCATTGCAATAGATTTCTCATACTAAAGTTCCATACCATTTCTAAAAGGTTTCATGTATTGCCAATTTTCAGTTCTAGCCTCTAATCTTCCCCTTTTCATATTCAAGCCATGTAAATCCATAAACGAAGAAAGGGTAACTCATAGTTCCCCAAATGGGGACAAAAGCTAAGTGATAAGTCAGAACTGAAAGGTACTGAATGATATGATACTTGACCATTCATTCGCTTGGATATCAATTGAGCAACAACCATGGCATCAGATACAAGTTTAACTCTTTGTATACAGAATCAAGAGACACTTTTACATAACCAATATCATAATTTCAGAATCTCAAGCTTATTTGAGTCGTGATCtgtatcttctttcttttttgtacTACTTTCAGTTTTGCCAAATAGAAAGcaaaatcaattcaaaatatgagaagaaaaaggaggaaCCATGAAAGTTTATAGTTATTACCTCACTAAGGATAAGGACCCCTTTCTTTGCATCTTGGCAATGCCACATATTCATAACTGACAAGATTCATTCCGTCCCTGAGGGATGTTACAAGTACTACATCTCAACAAAGTGAAAATAAGTATAATACTATAATATTAGGATGGATAAATTGTTAACTGGAAAAGTGGCATATCCAAACAAATCCAGACTAACTATGTGGACTTTACCAGACAAGCAAGACAAATTAAAGAATCCAGAAGGCACCACTATTGCTCTAGAACAATAACATTCATCACCACCAGAACAATCGCTCATTCCAACATAAATCTAAAGCACACacattgagcaaatgaaatcaCCTTCTGGAAGCCAACCGTAACTGTGGCGAGTGATGGAAAGCGTGGAAGTCATCAAAAACGAAGCTGTGGTAGGGTAGCATCAACTCCACTCAGAAGCTCAATTCAACAGTTCACCTGCAGCAACCACAAATCACATTCAATCAGCTCACAACTTAATTAATTTATTAGAATACAAGTGAAAGGCCAAACATTCCCTCACCTTTTCCGAGAGTGAACTTCAAAGGCGTACCCCTAGCGCTGCTCAAATCAAATAGTGTAATGTACTTAATTCAAACAGAATCGCAATCAATTTCAATCCAATGCAATCAAAACGATTCCAGAAAAGCTCAAATTCGAAAAGCACAAAGAAAAACAGAGTGAAGTTCACGCACCTTCAACCTCGTGACCGCTCTTCGGGGTTTCCGAAGCCTTCACTTTCATTGAGGAGGTTCTTCTTCAATCCCTGATTTCCGATCTCTTCTGGCCGACATAGAGAACAGGCCCGTCGCAGCCTTGGTGATACCCTGCCTTTCCGATGCTTATACCTACAAATCCAGAACAATTGGTTTAATTGGTTGGACTTAGGGTTTGGAGATGAACGGAAAGAGGGCTTACGACACCGACGAGCTCACATCGCTACGCTCCTCGTCACCGTCATCGACCAGAAGCATCATCGGTCCTTGAGTCGGCGTCGGACTTCTGAATATCGCTTGGGCTTTCGGCGGATCGAGAGGacagttagagagagagagagagctgagatTTAGGACTGATCACTctttcaatcctaatgtttaACTCTTCTTTTTCATTCGAGAGGGAAGTTTAACTTATAACCAAATATTTCGGTGCTTGCCGCGCTTCTGCATAATTACAGCGCGCAGGGAAGGTCCATCTTAAACAATGAAAAAATTATATCATTAAAAGCGTGCATCTAGTGCACGCCGTAAAAAAAGTCACAAAGCAGTACTATTTATAGCGTGTTTTTATTGTACGTCGTGAATGATCATCATTTACGGCATGCATTTAATACACGCCGTAAATAGCATGTCGTGAAAGATCACTTTTCCAATAGTGATACAACATGAATAGtttgattagaaaattataaagttattatgcgttaatcgcaagagagtgtgaatatgctcattcacacAGGGGTGAACCTAAGTATTGTCCATATTAAAGGGAGTActgtcatttcaaaaaaaaaaaaaagggagtacTGTTGATTATCCACATTTTAATACATTTTGTTTTATGACTACAGtatctctttattttttttttatatgtttttagctaattttctaaaaaaatcatttttaattttcttgatTAGCCGAAAATGATATGACAACTGTTGAATCCTTGCAATTTGACTTGGGAACTGTCGAAGCTGCCACAAAAAACTTTTCTGCCGATAACATGTTAGGTGAAGGCGGATTTGGTCAAGTTTTCAAGGTACAAATCCTTTCATTCTTCAGAAATTTAAGGATATATGCAGTCTTATGGGATTAATAGTAGAATTCAAAATTCCAGTTACAATTGTAGATAGGAAAATTACATTTTTAATAAATTCTTGGGGATTTTCAAGGGGAAATTGATAAAAAAGAAGTGTGAAAAAAGAATACATGCTTTTCTTAGTTTCAGTTTCAAGATGTGCATACAATTGAAGTTTCAAAACTTGGGCATGGAATGGAAAAGGATTGATTGCTTAAACTAAGTTCTATACATATAACTCATCAGGGAACACTTGATAATGGACAAGAAATAGCTGTGAAGAGGCTGTCAAAAAGCTCTGGACAAGGTGTACGAGAGTTTAAGAACGAGGTTTTATTGGTAGCAAAGCTTCAACACAGGAATCTCGTAAAGCTTCTAGGGTTTTGCTTGGGAGGAGAAGAAACACTACTTGTCTATGAATATGTGCCCAACAAAAGTCTtgatttttttctatttggtaaGTGAATATCATAATAATAAGTTTAATTTGAAGAGAAAGTACATAATTCTTTATAAATTCTAACTGTCATTATTATATTTGCTGATTGCGAGAGTGTAGAAGCCAAAAAAAGAGAACAACTGGATTGGTCAAGACGCTGCACCATAATAGGAGGAATAGCTCGAGGAATCCTCTATCTTCATGAAGATTCTAGGCTTCGAGTTATACATCGTGATTTGAAAGCTAGCAATATCTTGTTGGATGCCAGTATGAAtccaaaaatttcagattttggaaTGGCAAGAATGTTTGGAGTTGATGATCAAACGCAAGGAAGCACGAGGAGAATTGTCGGCACTTAGTAAGTCGTAACTAATTATATACGTACATACAATTACCTAGTAAATACTCTCAAGTTTTATGTTTTGACATTTTATGTGATTTTGCAACTATTTTAGCGGTTACATGGCTCCAGAATATGCTATGGAGGGATTGTATTCTGTAAAATCTGATGTCTTCAGCTTCGGAATACTCTTGCTTGAGATCCTAACAGGAAGAAAGAACTTTTTAGGCTTTCATCCCACGACTTCTGCACTGACTCTTCTTAGTTTTGTAAGTTTTTACCCGCGGTTTTGTTAATTTGGTCAATTCGATCTTTCTGTTATAGCTATAGGAGTTAATTTGAATTGGTTAATTAGAACTAACTAATTATATTGTTGACATGTACGCTCATTGCAGGCTTGGCAATTATGGAACGAAGGAAAAGTGTTAGAGTTGATGGATCCATTGCTGAAGGGTTCATGCAATCCAAAGGCGTTCATGAGATACATCCACATTGGATTATTGTGTGTTCAAGAAGACGCAAACAATAGGCCAACCATGTCGTCGGTTGTTCTAATGTTAAAGAGTGAAAGTATCAGCCTTTCCAAACCTGAGCGACCTGCCTTCTTTACAGGAAGATCTATAAATGATCACCGCCATACATTAGGGGATTTACTTAGTTGCTCTGTCAATGGTTTGACGATTTCTGATGATATCCCACGCTGAGTTAGATGACAATTGTTGCAGTTCATTCATTCATGGAGCCCTTGGTTTTGGCCTGGACATATATGGCATTGTCATTGCCTCATTATATCGGCCAGCTCCGTTTCCATCCTTCATTCCTCTGATCttagtcttcttcttcttcttcttgtttttttttattctttttcaatGAATTTGACTATCGACTGAGAACTGAgagtagaaaataagaattcgATATATATGTTTGGAATGCTTCAATATTATTCATCTCCAAATAGGAGGGTTATAAAGAGATACAAGTGTAATCCTACTAGGAAAAAAatctcctacaattatacagaATATATAATCTAcatgtacaaggaaagtaaatatttacagaatattctacactccccctcaagttggtgcatagatgtcaatcatgcccaacttgccaaTTGAGTTGTCAAACACTTTCCTTGACACTCCTTTCGTAAGAATATCAGCTAACTGATCTTCTGTATAGACGAAAGGGAAACAGACAATCTTCTTGTCCaggttttccttaatgaaatgtCGATCTACTTCCACATGCTTAGTCCGGTCATGTTGTACAGGATTACGAGCAATTTCAATGGCAGACGTGCTATCACAATGCAAGTCCATAGGCTTCTTAAGTttaaaacccaaatctttcaacacattacgaatccacaacatctcacaaactccatgtgccatacctcgaaactCAGCTTCCGCACTTGATCTAGCaacaaccttctgtttcttgctgcGCCAAGTCACAAGGTTTCCTCCAACAAATGTAAAATACCCAGATGTAGACCGTCTGTCCGTCTTATCACCAGCCCAGTCTGCATCCGTGTACCCCACAACTTCCAACTCACCCTTCTTTTCAAACAACACACCTCTACCAGGTGCCATCTTAAGATATCTCAGAATGCGAtacactgcatccatatgctcttcactgggacaatgcataaattgactaaccacACTTAccgcataagcaatatcaggtctagtatgagAAAGATAAATAAGCCTCCCTACTAGGTGTTGGTACCTTCCTTTATCCGTTGGAACCTGATCCGGATAGATGGCGAGGTTGTGGTTCATCTCGATTGGTGTCTCAATGGGGTTGCAATCAAGCATCCCGGTCTCAGCTAACAAGTCAAGCACATACTTACGTTGAGACAAAGAAATTCCCTttttagaccttgcaacttcaattccaagaaagtacttcaactgcccaaggtccttcatctcaaactctttAAAAAGATACTTTTGTAGAGCCTCTATCTCTTTTAGATCATCCCCTGtgacaatcatatcatcaacatatactatCAGTGCGGTAATCTTACCCCGACTACGCTTGATGAACAAGGTATGATCAGAGTTGCTTTGTCTGTATCCGAACATCCTCATAGACTTggagaatcttccaaaccaagctctaggagactgcttcaaaccatacaGAGACTTCTTCAACTTACAAACTTTGCCAGTATCGCAAGGCATATTTTTGACCCCTGGCGGCATGTCCatatacacttcttcctccaagttTCCATTGAGGaaagcattcttcacatcaaactgatgTAGAGGCCAATCTTTACTTGCTGCAAGTGAAATCAAGATTCGAACAGTATTGAT
Protein-coding regions in this window:
- the LOC133714683 gene encoding cysteine-rich receptor-like protein kinase 25 translates to MFSLPLQRTPILIRFFLWMLCSLSLCTTEAQYYLYHFCPNTTVFTPNSTFQSNRDQLLSSLVSNATLDTGFYRATAGGQISTETVYGLFLCRGDVLKEVCRACVDNAASEVVQSCPVEKEVIIWYDYCMIRYSNRSFLSVASESPGLYMWNTANLTQVGDIRTAQFNQVLSKTMMGVVLEVINATEKFATQEANITGSNITLYTLGQCTQDLSTFDCNRCLRGAVAQLPGCCTGKAGGRVMYPSCNIRFELYRFYTSQALITDDIPPPPAPVATARKGKSKLSSIVIPSILAPVALCVLVVVVARCFIRKLKRAKRQQNQAENDMTTVESLQFDLGTVEAATKNFSADNMLGEGGFGQVFKGTLDNGQEIAVKRLSKSSGQGVREFKNEVLLVAKLQHRNLVKLLGFCLGGEETLLVYEYVPNKSLDFFLFEAKKREQLDWSRRCTIIGGIARGILYLHEDSRLRVIHRDLKASNILLDASMNPKISDFGMARMFGVDDQTQGSTRRIVGTYGYMAPEYAMEGLYSVKSDVFSFGILLLEILTGRKNFLGFHPTTSALTLLSFAWQLWNEGKVLELMDPLLKGSCNPKAFMRYIHIGLLCVQEDANNRPTMSSVVLMLKSESISLSKPERPAFFTGRSINDHRHTLGDLLSCSVNGLTISDDIPR